AGATAAGCGGTTCAAAGGTTACTGGTTAAGTTAAGCTAGAGGAAAGTTCCCCTCCTAAGTTTAGGAGGAGCAGGGGGGCTTTCTGCGGAAATAGTGAACAGAAATGTAGAATCTTAGAGCTTTTGCATCAGCCTGAAAATTTTAAAATTTTAAAATTTTTTAAATCTGGATGGCCGTAATTAGTAGCTGTTTTTAAAGCAGATAAGCGGTGCCAATCAATAACAAATAAAGTGTTCTTTGCTTAGCAAATTTTGTTGTACTAACCGCATTTTTTGCGGGCAATTTTTTATATTCCAGCATGATAAAAGCTGCAAAAGTATCTGTACTATTTATTCTGCTGTTAGCGGGGGTGTTTGCTTTTTACCCGGTGCCCGCCAGTTTAGATATTATTAAAATTCAGTCGGGTCAGATTTCCGGTGCTAAAAGTAAAGATGGCCAGATTGCCATTTATAAAGGTATTCCGTTTGCGGCTCCGCCCGTGGGCGATTTACGCTGGCGGGCGCCCCAGCCGGTAAAATCGTGGTCGGGCGTGCGGGCGTGTACGCAATTTGGGCCAAGCCCCATGCAAGCCGAGCCGAAGCCTTTTAGCATGTGGAGCGCCGAGTTTTTAATTCCCAAAGAACCCATCAGCGAAGATTGCTTGTACCTGAACGTGTGGACAGGCGCTAAAACCGCTACCGAAAGAAGACCGGTACTGGTTTGGATTTACGGCGGCGGTTTTAACAGCGGCGGCGCCGGCGTACCCATTTACGACGGCGAAGCCATGGCACACCAAGGCCTGGTGTTTGTTAGCATGAACTACCGGGTAGGGCCGTTTGGCTTTTTCGCACATCCGGAGCTAAGCAAAGAATCCGGTACAAATGCTTCCGGTAATTATGGGTTACTAGATCAAATTGCGGCTTTGCGCTGGGTAAAACAAAACATTGCGACATTTGGCGGCGATCCTAACAACGTAACAATTGCGGGACAATCGGCGGGTTCCATGAGCGTAAATTACCTGGTAGCCTCGCCATTGGCGAAAAACTTATTCAAAAGGGCCATTGCCCAAAGTGGTGCTAATTTTACGCGCGGTAGTATTACGCTGCCGCAAGCGGAGGAAGAAGGCGTTAAAATAGCGCAAACGTTAAACGCTACCTCCCTGGCCGATTTAAGAAAACTACCCGCTGCCACCGTGCACGAAAAAATAAAAGGCACGCGCCCCATTGTAGATGGGTACGTAGTGCCCGAAACCGTTGCCCAAATTTTTGCGGCGGGCAAAGCTAACCCCGTGGATTTACTTACCGGCTGGAACGAAGAAGAAGGTCTGACCATGGGGCCGCTGAAGAATGCCACAGAATTTCAAAAATTAGGGGAACAACAATACGGCGCCAATGCCGCCGATTTTTTAAAATTTTACCCCGCCAGCACCGATGCCGAAGCCGAAAAGTCGCAGTTAAGGCTCTCGCGCGATTTGATTTTTGGTGTTCAGAATTATGCCTGGGCCAACGTGCAAAATCAGCAGTATAAACAAAAGGTATACGTGTACCGGTTTACGCGCAAAGTGCCGGCCACCGGCGAGTATAAAAAGTACGGTGCTTTCCATACCGGCGAAGTGCCCTACGCTTACAATAATTTAAAATTTGTAGACCGGCCCTGGGAACCTGCCGATCACGAACTGGCCAGAATCATGTCGGGGTATTGGGCTAATTTTGCGCGTACGGGTAACCCCAACGGGGCAAAGCTTCCGGTATGGCCTGTCTACCAGCCTACTGATAAAAAAATCATGATTTTAGACCTGCAGCCGACGGCCAAAGCCATGTCCGATGCGGCCGCCCTCGACTTTTTATACCAACAAACCGCAAGCAAGTAGTCAATCTTAAAATCTATTGATAGTAATGACCCTGAACCGCCGAAATTTTTTAAAATCCACGGGTGCTGGCTTGGCTGGCATCGGCCTTTTTTCTTTTTTACCCGAGCCGCTTTGGGCCGCCGTGTCCGAAAATAGTAGTTTGCCCCGTAGCACGCCGGAACTGCAAGGCATTGCTTCGCCAAACTTGTTGGCTTTTATCGAAGCCGTAGAAAAAGAAAAACTTGGCCTTCATAGTTTAATGGTAGTACGGCATGGCAAAGTAGCC
The sequence above is a segment of the Adhaeribacter swui genome. Coding sequences within it:
- a CDS encoding carboxylesterase/lipase family protein, whose protein sequence is MIKAAKVSVLFILLLAGVFAFYPVPASLDIIKIQSGQISGAKSKDGQIAIYKGIPFAAPPVGDLRWRAPQPVKSWSGVRACTQFGPSPMQAEPKPFSMWSAEFLIPKEPISEDCLYLNVWTGAKTATERRPVLVWIYGGGFNSGGAGVPIYDGEAMAHQGLVFVSMNYRVGPFGFFAHPELSKESGTNASGNYGLLDQIAALRWVKQNIATFGGDPNNVTIAGQSAGSMSVNYLVASPLAKNLFKRAIAQSGANFTRGSITLPQAEEEGVKIAQTLNATSLADLRKLPAATVHEKIKGTRPIVDGYVVPETVAQIFAAGKANPVDLLTGWNEEEGLTMGPLKNATEFQKLGEQQYGANAADFLKFYPASTDAEAEKSQLRLSRDLIFGVQNYAWANVQNQQYKQKVYVYRFTRKVPATGEYKKYGAFHTGEVPYAYNNLKFVDRPWEPADHELARIMSGYWANFARTGNPNGAKLPVWPVYQPTDKKIMILDLQPTAKAMSDAAALDFLYQQTASK